The sequence TCACTCGTCAACGTCCATGGAGTCCGCACCCCCATCAGAAAGTTGCTCTTGACCTTCGGCAGGAAGTTTCCGATCACCACGAACATCACGCCGACGAGACCGAAAGCGATGAACGAGACATTGACCGTCCGCCCGACGGCGGTGAACACGATGGCGGCGTGGATTCCGCCGAGGAACAGGAGGAGGACTGCCCAGATCGCGAGAAACGCCTTCCCGGATTGGAGCAGATTGGTGCGACGCGGCTCGATCCTCGGCAGCACGGCGAACAGCGCGGCGACGCCCATCGTGACAAGCGGCATGAGGTAGAGACCTTCGAACCTTCCGCCGTACCGGTCGGGTGTGCCGTCGGGACCGAAGTGCACCGGGATCTGCGCACCCGCCGGTAGGCGTCCAGAAGCCCAAAGCGACAGGGCAAACATGGCCGCGACAATGAGCAGACTCCAGAGCATTCCCGTTCGAATCGTTCGCTTGTCGATCATGGCTCCCTCGCAATACCGAACACGTCGAGCAGCGCGAGGAGAGCCTCTTCGAGCACCGAGACGTTGAGCCGGTACACGATCGTCCTCCCCACCTTGCTTCCCTGGATGAGATCGGCGTCTCGGAGCACGTTGAAGTGACCGGACATGGTCGGCTTCGACAGATCGAAATGCTCCGCCAGCTCCCCCGCGGTCATGTCACGCTGCCGCAGCAGCTGCAGGATCCTCCTTCGGGTCGGATCCGACAGCGCCCGATACACCTTGTTTCTCATTTTGGTCATTGCCGAAACGATAGCGGACCGCCGTTGCCGGTGCCCACCCGGGCAACATGCACGCAGCAAGGATCACTTCACCGGATTCGTCAGTCCTGGCAGGTCGATCAGCTCCGGCGTCCAACCCGACTGCACCGGCTTGACGCGAATCCGGGCATCCACGATGGCGATGCCTTCGCCGGGGGCGAGGACCTTGACCGGGTTGAGATCCATCTCCGAGATCTCCGGAACCGCCTCAGACAGGGCCGACACCCGCAGGATGACCTGCTCGAGGGCGGGAACATCGACCGGAGGGTAGGAGCGATAGCCTTCGAGCAACTTGGCGGACTTGATGGAGCGCACCATCTCCGCCGCCTCGAGGTCCGTCACCGGATTGATCCTGAAGGCGACGTCGCCGACCAACTCGACGAGAATGCCGCCCATCCCGAACACGATGAGTGGCCCGAACGCCGGATCCTCGGTCATCCCTACCAACACTTCGAGACCGTCCTCGATCATCTCCTGGACCAGGACCCCCTCGGCATCGTCGACCAGCCCCATCAGGCGCCCAAATGTGTCCCGTACCGCCTTGTCGCCGTGGACGTCGAGCACGACCCCGCCGAAATCCGATTTGTGGACCGCAGAAGCCGACACGACCTTCATCGCCACGGACGAGCTCAACCCCTTGGCGAACTCGACCGCCTGATCCGGAGTCGTCGCGACCATCGAAGAGGGCAGGCAGAGACC is a genomic window of Actinomycetota bacterium containing:
- a CDS encoding winged helix-turn-helix transcriptional regulator, producing the protein MRNKVYRALSDPTRRRILQLLRQRDMTAGELAEHFDLSKPTMSGHFNVLRDADLIQGSKVGRTIVYRLNVSVLEEALLALLDVFGIAREP
- a CDS encoding DUF1648 domain-containing protein, translating into MIDKRTIRTGMLWSLLIVAAMFALSLWASGRLPAGAQIPVHFGPDGTPDRYGGRFEGLYLMPLVTMGVAALFAVLPRIEPRRTNLLQSGKAFLAIWAVLLLFLGGIHAAIVFTAVGRTVNVSFIAFGLVGVMFVVIGNFLPKVKSNFLMGVRTPWTLTSDLSWNKTHRLAGKLFMAVGALMLVGAFVRPSVMLWLVIGGPIGITVISVPYSYVVWRSDPRKSKQGREEA